ATCCAAATCTCGGCTGGGAAACAACCAAGCAATTTGATATGGGCTTAGACCTCGGCCTGTTCAACGACCGGATCCAGTTTATCTACGACTTTTACACCAAGCGCACCACGAATCTGTTGTACGCGGTGCAGGTTCCTCAGGAAGCAGGATTTACCAATTTCAATGATAATATAGGTGAGATCAAATTCTGGGGACATGAATTCTCGATCACTTCCCGCAATCTCGAGGGTGCGCTGAAATGGACAACCAATGCAAACATTTCATTCAACCGCAACAAGGTGATGGAGCTGGCTCCGGGTATTGACCGCGTGTATGGAACGTTCCACATTACCCAGGTAGGACAGCCGTTTGGGCAGTTTTACGGTATGGTTAAAGAAGGTTTCTACGAAAGTGCCGAAGATCTGGCCAAGTACCCGATCATTCCGGGCCGTTCTGCGATCGGAACGATCAGATTACGTGACGTAAACGGCGACGGAAAGATTACCTACGGTGGTGATACCGACGACCGCACAATCATTGGAAGTCCGTTTCCTAAATTCACTTATGGTATTACTAACAACCTGAGCTATAAAAACTGGGATCTGTCGATTGTTGGATCGGGTTCTCAGGGCAACCAGCTTTGGGTACGCCACTTGTACAGTACAGCAAACCTCGACGGTGTTTTCAATATGGTTGCGGGTGTAAAAGACCGGTTCCGCGTGAAAAACATTACCGATGAGAAAGGGGTGGGAGTTGCTACCACTGTGATCTCGAAAGGCAAGGGAATGTATGGTGCGACCAATAACGGAGGAAACTTCACCGGTATCGAGCGCGACTGGAACAGCTCTCACTTCCTGGCAGATGCTTCTTACTTTACGATCAAGAACGTTACGCTGGGATACAATATCGGTATAGCGAATAAATTTTTCAAATCTGCACGTTTGTATGCTTCCGTTCAACAACTGTATGTATTTACAAAATACTGGGGCGGGCCGAATCCTGAAACCAGCGCAAATGGTGCAGGAAATGGGGACGGCGGCAACCTGAGCCAGGGCGTTGATTTCTCCAACTACCCTGTACCACGTACCTGGACGTTAGGCGTCAACCTCAACTTTTAAGTAAGATCAGTAACAGACTCATTTTAATCTGAAAAGAAATGAAAATAAGATATATAGCAGCATGGTTCCTGGCTACGGCCCTGACCAGTTGTGGCGATAATTTCCTGAGTGTGATCCCGGAAACTTCATTGAGCTCGGGGATCTTCTTCTCGTCGCAAAATGATTTCCAGCAAGCCGTAAATGCAGCATACGTACCGCTCCGCCAGATGTTCAATGAACGCGCCTGGGTATTGGAAGAGATGCATTCCGACAATACATACTATGCACGAAACGTGCTCTACGGTGCAGTGGATGCTACTGAAAACGTGGCGGATTTCGCTATACCGACAGCCGGCGGTGTCACTGCGAATGATAACGTGTTGGTACAATACAGGCTTAACTATCAGATCATTTCACGTACCAATCAGATATTGGTACTGATCGACAATGTGGAATTTGATGAAACAGTTAAGAAAAATCTGAAAGGACAGGCATTGTTCCTGCGCGCGTTTGCCTATTTCGATCTGATCCGTCTTTTCGGAAAAGTGCCTTTGCATCTTGAACCGGTAACAGGCCGCGAAGACGCTGCTTTGCCGCTATCGTCCGCCGAAGAAGTGTATGCACAGATTGAAAAAGATGCGACCGAGGCGAGTACCCTGCTTCCGGACAAAGCAAAACAGGAAGCCGGCCGCGCTACTTCGGGTGCTGCAAAAACGCTTCTTGCCAACCTGTACCTCACCCAGAAAAAATGGGCACAGGTCGAACCGCTGATGAAAGCTGTGGTTACAAATGACGGGTACACACTCATGCCTGATTACGCGAATGCGTTTTCAACAACCACGTCAAACAAGAACAACCAGGAGTCGGTTTTCGAGATCCAGTATATGGAAGGATCGGCGGGCTACAATGGGAACCAGATTTACCGTTTCCTTCCATCGCCGATCACAGCGACTGAAATTGCGCCGATCACCGGAACTGCAAATCCGCAGGGAACTTCTCAGGAAAGTAACAACATTCCTACGCCGGACCTGATCGCCGCCTATGAGGCGGGTGACAAAAGGAAGGAAGCATCTATCGGTTATGTGACGTTGAGTTCCAGCCAGGTGGAAAATAAGGTTTACCCTTATATCAAGAAGTACGCAAAAACGCATGCATTGCACAATAATACAGGTCAAAACTGGCCGGTATACCGTTACTCGGAAGTGCTGTTGTTCTTGGCTGAATCCCTGAACGAGCAGGGCAAAACAACAGAGGCGGCAACTTACCTGAACCAGGTACGTACCCGCGCCGGACTAGCGGCCACTACGGCGACTTCACAAGCTACCATGCGCGAAGCGATCTTTAAGGAAAGACGTGTTGAGCTGGCTTTCGAGAACAAACGCTGGTTTGACCTTACCCGCACGGGTCGTGTGAAAGAGATCATCGCCGCTTATGGTGCAAAAGTGAAGGCTAATCCCGCGGCTTACTACTTCCCGAAAGGTGCAGTTCCCCCGCCAAACGCATTCACTGTGCTTGACGACTACTACGGATTACCAGCCGTAGAAGCAGCTTTGACGCCGCATTTTTAAATTGAATTTTGAATGATTGAATGAGCGAATGATTGAATGAGCCGCCATGGAACTGGCAATGAGTGAGATGTGAATGAGTGGATCTTTGCCTTCGATTACTTCAAATTCTGGCGCATTTGACACAAAGAAGCGCAGCTAGCTGCGCTTCTTTGGTTTTAGATCAAACCAGCATTTTAGCGATCGTCAAAACACTTACGCATTAACATTCCCCGTTCCAAAGCTGCACATTCAATCATTCAATCACCCCGTTCCCCCGACACAACAGGATGGTCTCGTGAAACATAACTTATAATATTGCGACAATCAGATTATTTGAAGTTTTAGTTAGTTTTATTTAAGATATTAACGTAGCTGAAATATGCGCATAACTTTACTGATTTGTGCTGGTGCCTGAACCGGCTTCGCAGCGAATAACCACTTCTTAACCTATTTTTTATCAAAAACACTGAGCTGTAAAATGTACACTAAAAAACAATGGTTAAAACTTCCGATGACACTCGCGGTACTGCTTGCTGTGGGTGTTTTTTGCGGAGTAATGCTGAGTAACCGAACCGCGAAACACCGCCCGCCAGGTTCAAAAGTTGACAAACTCAAATTGCCGGAAGGCTTCAAAGCGGAACATTTATATAGTCCGTCGGAGGAGAAAAACGGGTCGTGGGTTTCCATGACGTTCGACGATAAAGGCAGAATGATCACCTCTGATCAGTACGGTGGTCTTTTCCGTCTGGTACTTCCCCCAATCGGCTCGACTGAAAAGCCGACTGTTGAGACTTTGAAAGTAGAAGGCGATACAGCTAAGGTGGCAATGGGCTACGCGCATGGTTTGTTGTATGCATTCAACAGCCTTTATGTAATGATCAACAACCGCGAAAACGCAAGATTTCCGAAGGGAAGCGGACTTTACAGGTTGCAAGATACCAACAATAACGATCAGTATGATAAGATTACACTAGTTAAACCACTGGTAGGAGAAGGCGAGCACGGGCCTCATAGCATCGTACTTTCGCCTGATAAAAAATCTCTTTATGTAGTCGCAGGTAATTTTACCGATCTTCCAAAAATGGACAGCTATCGTCTGATGCCTAACTGGAAGAATGACAATTTGTTCCCATTCATAAAGGATCCCCGCGGCCATGCTGCTGACAGGCACGCGCCGGGAGGCTGGATTGCCAAAACGGATCCGGATGGAAAGAGCTGGGAGCTGGTGAGTGCGGGCTACCGTAACTCATATGATATCGCCTTCAATGAAGCCGGCGACCTTTTTATTTATGATTCTGATATGGAGTGGGATTTTGGTACTCCCTGGTATCGCCCGACACGCGTCTGCCACGCAACAAGCGGCGGCGATTATGGATGGAGAACCGGTTCAGCAAACACCTCGCCCGCATTCGCGGACTTCCTTCCCCCGATCATGAACATAGGTCAGGGATCACCTACGAACCTGATCTACCTGAGCGACGCAAGGTTTCCCGCAAAATACAAGAATACGCTATTGGCATTCGACTGGAGTTTTGGTATTGTTCACGGTCTGCATTTGAAACCAAACGGTTCGACTTACTCAGCGGATCATGAAGAATTCCTTTCCGGCGCGCCGCTTCCTTTGACTGACGGAGCGATCGGCCCGGACGGAGCATTGTACTTTTTGACCGGCGGTCGTCGCCTTGAATCCGACCTGTACCGCGTTTATTATGGTGATTATAAAAATATCCCAGCTGGTTCCAATACAGTTAAACCGGTATTGACGCCAGAGCATAACCAGCGTACGGAGCTCGAAAAATTCCATGCTAAAAAAGATCCGAAGGCTGTTGAAACGTCCTGGCCTTACCTCAAAAGCCCGGACCGTTTTCTACGATTTGCTGCACGGTTAGCGATTGAACATCAGCCAGTTGCTGAATGGGAAAATAAGGTTTATGCAGAAAAGGACCCGCAAACCCTGATTTATGCTTCGATTGCACTGGCCAGAGAAGGCGATTCGACGAAAGTTGGAGGGCCTATCCTGAAAGGATTGACCAAAATAGATTATGCGAAATTGGATGACCTGCAGAAACAAGCTTTGCTACGCGCCGTTGAAGTAACCCTGTATCGCACAGGCCAGCCTGACGCCGCTACAAAACAGGCCGTTATCGCATATCTGAACCCTAAATATCCGTCTCCGAATGCATTGCAGAACCGCTTTTTGAGCAAGATACTGGTAACTCTGGAAGCTCCGAAAGTAGTTGAAAAGACATTGGCCCTGATCGCGAAAAACGAAAAATTCGATGACAAGGATAATGAAATGGTGACTGCTTCCGCTGATCTGATCCTCCGTAACCCACAATACGGTCTGGACCTGGCTGGTTTGCTCGAAAAAATGCCGCCACAGCAGCAGATGTTTTACGCCATCATGCTTAGCAGTGCTAAAACAGGTTGGACACCGGCTTTGAGAGAAGAATATTTCAAATGGTTTCACAAGGCATTCAGTTATCAGGGAGGTCGCAGTTACATTGGTTTTATAGATAAAGCCCGTCAGCTCGCATTGAAGAATGTACCTCAGGATCAGGTAGCTAAGTACAATAAATTATCAGGTAGCGAACTGCTTACAGGTTCTGGTAACGATCTTGTAAAAATGTATTCACCAAAAGGTCCAGGTCGCGGCTGGAAACTGGAAGAAGCTGTTAAGCTGGTTCAGGACAGCCTGGCTAACCGTGATTTTGAACGCGGAAAGATGATATTCTCAGCTGTACTGTGTAATCGTTGCCACGTTATTCAGGGCGAAGGCTCTGATGTAGGCCCTGATTTGACGCAATTGGGAACCCGTTTTTCTGTTAAGGATATGCTGGAATCGATCATCGATCCGAATAAAGCGATCTCCGATCAGTTCGGATCTGTTGCTTACACGATGAAAAACGGAGAATCGATCGTAGGTCGCCAGATCAACGAGGATGCTAATTTTTACTATATCGCGCAGAATCCTTTTGATTCTAAAACAGTGAGAAAACTGAGCAAAAAAGAAGTAGCATCGACAAAAATGTCAACAGTATCCGTAATGCTACCAGGCTTAATCAATGGATTGAACCCGAACGAATTGCGTGACCTGGTGGCTTATTTAATGTCCGGCGGTAACAAAAACAACCCGATTTATTCCGAATCAGGAGCTGCAAAAGGCGGCAAGTAGATCAACGTTTTTTTGAGTAGAATATAGTTTATTAAGCTTAAGATAGTGGTGTTGCGTGTTGTACCGTTCAGCTTTCAAGTTGACGATACCGGCAGCATCACTACTTTTTTTGAGCAAAATCATTTATTTAAATCTTGCAATGAATAAGATTTCAGGCAGAAGAAAAGCTTTGAAAAACCTGGCCCTGGGTGCAGGTATTGTACCCTTTACCACTTCTTTATCAAAGGCATTTTCTGATTCTAAAAATGCACTCGGCCCAAAACTGAATGGAAAGATTAATCATTCAGTCTGCAAGTGGTGTTACAGCAAAATCCCGCTGGAAACATTTGCCGAAGAATGTAAGAAGATTGGTTTGACCTCCATTGAACTTCTTGGGCCGAAAGAATGGCCGGTAATTAAAAAATATGGCCTAACCTGCGCGCTGCCATGGGGTGAAGGATTGACAAGAAATATCGAAAAGGGTTTTAACGATCCTGCCAACCACGACGAGCTTGTCAAAGGTTTTGAAGATGTGATACCCAAAGTGCAGGCTGCGGGTTATGATAAGATCATATGCTTTTCGGGCAACCGCCGCGGCATGTCTGACGTGGATGGAATGCGCAATTGTGCAGTGGGAATAAAGAAGCTGATCCCGCTTTGCGAGAAGCATAATGTAACGCTGGTAATGGAATTGCTCAATAGCAAAGTCAACCACCGTGACTACATGTGCGACCGGACGGAGTGGGGGGCAGGCCTTTGCGATATGGTCGGTTCTGAAAAATTTAAATTGCTATACGATATTTATCATATGCAAATCCAGGAAGGTGATGTAATCGCGACCATCAAAAAGTATCACAAATACATCGCGCATTACCACACTGGCGGCGTTCCGGGCCGGCACGAAATTGACGAAACGCAGGAGCTGTATTATCCCACGATTATGAAAGCAATTGTGGAAACCGGTTACAAAGGTTTTGTCGGACAGGAATTTGTTCCAAGCCGAAACGATGATCTTGCTTCGTTGAAACAAGGAGTTACCATTTGTGATATCGCCTGATTTACCCCAAATATCAACCATATGTCAACCAGACGTAACGCATTAAAAAATATTGCCGCCGGTACAGCCGGTGTGCTTTCGATATCTGAAGTTTTCGCCGCAACCGAAAAAGCATTAGGCCCGCAATTAAAAGGAAAGATCAATCACTCGGTCTGTAAATGGTGTTACAGCAAAATTCCGCTGGACACATTTGCACAGGAATGCAAAAAGATCGGAATTACCTCGATCGAGCTACTCGGCCCGGAAGACTGGCCGACTTTGAAAAAATACGGACTCACTTGTGCATTGCCAAATGGCGCAGGAATGGGAATTGAAAAAGGCTTCAATGATCCGGCCTTGCATGATGAACTTGTGAAAAGTTACGAAGACCTTTTTCCAAAATTAAAAGAAGCCGGTTACTCTACAGTGATCTGCTTTTCGGGTAACCGCCGCGGGATGTCGGACTATGATGGCATGCGGAATTGTGCGATCGGATTGAGACGGTTAATGCCTTCTGCTGAGAAGTACGGCATTACGATGATCATGGAACTGCTCAATAGCAAAGTCAATCATAAGGATTATATGTGCGACCACACAGCCTGGGGCGCGGGACTTTGCGAAATGGTTGGCTCTGAGCACTTTAAGTTGCTTTATGATATCTACCACATGTCGATCATGGAAGGCGACGTGATCGCTACGATCAATAAATATCATAAATACATTGGACATTACCACACGGGCGGCGTGCCTGGAAGAAATGAGATCGACGAAGGACAGGAGCTATATTATCCGGCGATCATGAAGGCGATCGCGGATACGGGTTTCAAAGGCTTCGTTGCGCAGGAGTTTATACCAAAAAGAGAGCCGCTTGCAAGTTTAAAGCAATGCGTGGAAATATGTGATATTGCCTGAAAGAGTTGAGCGGGAGAGCGGGTTAATCTTCAAATACGATTTCACTTTCGTTACAATACTTCAAACGTTTCCCGGTGTCGATCTTTCCAGGATCTGCACCGGGAATTATTTTGTCCCGGAAATAAATCTGCCGGTTATCACAGCTGCAGTGAAATTCTTCGCTGATAATTTTGAATGTGGTTGGATTGGCATTTCTCAATTCTTTACCGCGCCAGAATACTTTGGCAAAATCCTTTGTATAATACCCCGACAAAACCTGGAAGGATTGGGAATCAGCGTTCTCAACTTTTTCAAGTCGGGAATCGCTGAGCAGAAATACCTGCGATTTGTCTTTTGAATATCCGTGACTGAGCGGAACAAAAGAACTCACATCTGCGGAGTCAATCCGAATGTCATTTGCTATGATTCCTTTTGAATCTCTGAAATATTCAATGTAACCGTGCTGCCCGAGATATTTCAAATTTTCAGGATCATCTGAAACGATGTGGTCGCCGAGGTAGACGTGCTTGCTGTCTTTGTAAAATCCACCTTCGATTTTAGTGAAGTTCGCAGGATCATTTGAAAGAATCGAATGCAGGTGATACACGGAGTTGATATCTTTTGCTAAGCCGTATTCCAGAACCTGGAACGTTTTGGAATCTGCACCTTTTATGAGCCGACCGGCAAAGTATACAACTTTTCTATCACCAGCATATTCGGCTGCATATTCGTTCCCTGGAAATCGCTGATCGAAGACTTCAAATTTGCTCGCGTCTGCTTCGATCAGTTCACTTAGAGAGGCATTAGAGAACCCGCCATAAAAATATGCTTTTCCATTTTTCACATAGTATCCGCGGGAAGTGAGAGTGCCGGGCTTGAATCCGGACTTGCTGTCTGAGCAAGAGAATATGCTCGACAAAATCCCTAATAGGCTCATAATTGTAAAGATCTTTGCGACTGGACGGTTATTAACCATATTCGTTTCCTGATTTGGCATTTAAATTCTCAAAGTTGGCATAAAATGCCAAAAAGTATCTTTTTCTCGGGGCTTACAGCTAGCTCGCGGTGGTTTCGGAGTTTGATTACTAGCAAATTGCAAAAGTTATACACGATTTATTAATACCATAAACTCACGGATTCATACTGATAGTCAAGGTTCTGAATAAGTTTTAGCAGCTATTCCGGGCGCTGAGAATTGAATAAAACATTAGATCTGAACCATAGACGGGAATACTTAAATCTAAGGAGGACTAAAATAGTTACAATTGTTGTATAATTTATATTATGTTAAATAGATTTCTAGACTAGCAATGTGATTGCTAGTCTTTCCCTATCTTACGACATGTATCAGTTTTGATACGATATCATTCAGTCTTCTAAACTGTAAGATATATTTACCCGTCGGCAGAGTCGCGACACTCAGCTGTCCGGTCTGTCCCTCAGCAATATTCAAAAATCTGAGTTTCTGTCCGTTAAGTGAAATCAATTCAACCATCGCACCGTTACGCCAGCTTCCGCTCAGGTCAAACGTTATTTTGTCAGTCGCCGGATTTGGATAGATATTTATTTGTTCTGCCAGATCCCGGCGGACGATAATTATTTTGCTGTAAGCAAATGACCCGTCGGTATCTATGGATTTCAACCGGTAATAAGTCCTGCCGGCTGTAACTGCTTGGTGTGTAAACATATATTCCGCTTTCCTCCCGGCGTCGAGCTCACCCAGTTGTTCAAAATGTTTGCCGTCCCTCGCTGCTTCAACAGCATAATGCGCAACATCCATTTCCTCAGTTACTTTCCAGAGCAATGTAACCCTATCGTTTTCCATGAATGCATGGAAGCTGATGAAGTTTACTGGCAAGGCGCCAAAGTTGTCGGTGCCTGGACTACCGCCGGCCGAAGATCTTACGGCCCAGTTTGCAGCATTGGTATTATCATAGAGCGGTGTTTTCAATTCAAGGGATTTACCACCACCATCTGCGGACGTTGGCCATGGCGCTGTATCCGAGTATGTTACATCGTCGATTATATTTCCGAATGCGTCTGAAAGTAACAGTCTTTGCGATCTATTTGACAGGTTTCTGGTAAATTGCCCAAAAGGCTGAAATCCATATTTGGTGGCGAAAGCGGACGTATTACTGGCGATCACTACAAAACCACCCGCGTCAACCGTGGAATTGGCGGGAAACTGGTAACTCAGACCCAACCCAGCGAAATACAAACCCGATAAATTGACCCGGCT
This Dyadobacter sp. UC 10 DNA region includes the following protein-coding sequences:
- a CDS encoding RagB/SusD family nutrient uptake outer membrane protein codes for the protein MKIRYIAAWFLATALTSCGDNFLSVIPETSLSSGIFFSSQNDFQQAVNAAYVPLRQMFNERAWVLEEMHSDNTYYARNVLYGAVDATENVADFAIPTAGGVTANDNVLVQYRLNYQIISRTNQILVLIDNVEFDETVKKNLKGQALFLRAFAYFDLIRLFGKVPLHLEPVTGREDAALPLSSAEEVYAQIEKDATEASTLLPDKAKQEAGRATSGAAKTLLANLYLTQKKWAQVEPLMKAVVTNDGYTLMPDYANAFSTTTSNKNNQESVFEIQYMEGSAGYNGNQIYRFLPSPITATEIAPITGTANPQGTSQESNNIPTPDLIAAYEAGDKRKEASIGYVTLSSSQVENKVYPYIKKYAKTHALHNNTGQNWPVYRYSEVLLFLAESLNEQGKTTEAATYLNQVRTRAGLAATTATSQATMREAIFKERRVELAFENKRWFDLTRTGRVKEIIAAYGAKVKANPAAYYFPKGAVPPPNAFTVLDDYYGLPAVEAALTPHF
- a CDS encoding c-type cytochrome encodes the protein MYTKKQWLKLPMTLAVLLAVGVFCGVMLSNRTAKHRPPGSKVDKLKLPEGFKAEHLYSPSEEKNGSWVSMTFDDKGRMITSDQYGGLFRLVLPPIGSTEKPTVETLKVEGDTAKVAMGYAHGLLYAFNSLYVMINNRENARFPKGSGLYRLQDTNNNDQYDKITLVKPLVGEGEHGPHSIVLSPDKKSLYVVAGNFTDLPKMDSYRLMPNWKNDNLFPFIKDPRGHAADRHAPGGWIAKTDPDGKSWELVSAGYRNSYDIAFNEAGDLFIYDSDMEWDFGTPWYRPTRVCHATSGGDYGWRTGSANTSPAFADFLPPIMNIGQGSPTNLIYLSDARFPAKYKNTLLAFDWSFGIVHGLHLKPNGSTYSADHEEFLSGAPLPLTDGAIGPDGALYFLTGGRRLESDLYRVYYGDYKNIPAGSNTVKPVLTPEHNQRTELEKFHAKKDPKAVETSWPYLKSPDRFLRFAARLAIEHQPVAEWENKVYAEKDPQTLIYASIALAREGDSTKVGGPILKGLTKIDYAKLDDLQKQALLRAVEVTLYRTGQPDAATKQAVIAYLNPKYPSPNALQNRFLSKILVTLEAPKVVEKTLALIAKNEKFDDKDNEMVTASADLILRNPQYGLDLAGLLEKMPPQQQMFYAIMLSSAKTGWTPALREEYFKWFHKAFSYQGGRSYIGFIDKARQLALKNVPQDQVAKYNKLSGSELLTGSGNDLVKMYSPKGPGRGWKLEEAVKLVQDSLANRDFERGKMIFSAVLCNRCHVIQGEGSDVGPDLTQLGTRFSVKDMLESIIDPNKAISDQFGSVAYTMKNGESIVGRQINEDANFYYIAQNPFDSKTVRKLSKKEVASTKMSTVSVMLPGLINGLNPNELRDLVAYLMSGGNKNNPIYSESGAAKGGK
- a CDS encoding hydroxypyruvate isomerase family protein, with the protein product MNKISGRRKALKNLALGAGIVPFTTSLSKAFSDSKNALGPKLNGKINHSVCKWCYSKIPLETFAEECKKIGLTSIELLGPKEWPVIKKYGLTCALPWGEGLTRNIEKGFNDPANHDELVKGFEDVIPKVQAAGYDKIICFSGNRRGMSDVDGMRNCAVGIKKLIPLCEKHNVTLVMELLNSKVNHRDYMCDRTEWGAGLCDMVGSEKFKLLYDIYHMQIQEGDVIATIKKYHKYIAHYHTGGVPGRHEIDETQELYYPTIMKAIVETGYKGFVGQEFVPSRNDDLASLKQGVTICDIA
- a CDS encoding hydroxypyruvate isomerase family protein, which produces MSTRRNALKNIAAGTAGVLSISEVFAATEKALGPQLKGKINHSVCKWCYSKIPLDTFAQECKKIGITSIELLGPEDWPTLKKYGLTCALPNGAGMGIEKGFNDPALHDELVKSYEDLFPKLKEAGYSTVICFSGNRRGMSDYDGMRNCAIGLRRLMPSAEKYGITMIMELLNSKVNHKDYMCDHTAWGAGLCEMVGSEHFKLLYDIYHMSIMEGDVIATINKYHKYIGHYHTGGVPGRNEIDEGQELYYPAIMKAIADTGFKGFVAQEFIPKREPLASLKQCVEICDIA
- a CDS encoding DKNYY domain-containing protein, with product MPNQETNMVNNRPVAKIFTIMSLLGILSSIFSCSDSKSGFKPGTLTSRGYYVKNGKAYFYGGFSNASLSELIEADASKFEVFDQRFPGNEYAAEYAGDRKVVYFAGRLIKGADSKTFQVLEYGLAKDINSVYHLHSILSNDPANFTKIEGGFYKDSKHVYLGDHIVSDDPENLKYLGQHGYIEYFRDSKGIIANDIRIDSADVSSFVPLSHGYSKDKSQVFLLSDSRLEKVENADSQSFQVLSGYYTKDFAKVFWRGKELRNANPTTFKIISEEFHCSCDNRQIYFRDKIIPGADPGKIDTGKRLKYCNESEIVFED